The DNA window CAAACTGCTGCGGGCCGGCTCCGGCTGGCTGGCCGGGCACCCGGAGCGCGGTCTGATCATCCGTCGCTACCTGGCACACCGCCGGGCGCTGGCCGGCACGGCCCTGGCCCGCCTGACCGCGCTGTACCCGGCCGACGAGCCGCCCGCCGACGACAGCGTCGATCCGACCGCCGACGGGGCCGCCGTCCCGTCCCCAGCCGGTGCCGGGGCCACGGCGGCGCACCGGGCCCCGCTGGCGGTGCTCCGGCGCGAGGCGGTGCTCGCCGCGTTGCGCGACAGCGGCGCGAGCCGGGTGCTGGACCTGGGTTGCGGCGGCGGCGCGCTGCTCGCCGCGCTGGTGGCCGACCGGCGGTTCACCGAGGTGGTCGGCGTCGACGTCTCCGACCGGGCGCTCGGCCTGGCCGCCCGCCGGTTGCGGCTGGACCGGTTGCCGGAGCGGCAGCGGGAGCGGATCCACCTGCGCCAGTCGGCGCTGACCTACTCCGACGACCGGCTGCGCGGCTATGACGCGGCGGTGCTGATGGAGGTGGTCGAGCACCTCGACCCGCCCCGGCTGCCGGCGCTCCAGGACGCGGTGTTCGGTCACGCCCGACCCGGCACGGTGGTGGTGACCACGCCGAACGTGGAATACAACGTCCGCTACGAGGGGCTCGGGCCGGACCGGTTCCGGCACGCCGACCACCGGTTCGAGTGGACCCGGGCGGAGTTCGCCTGCTGGGTGGAGGGGGTGGCGGCGGCGCACGGCTACACCGCCACGATCACCGGTGTCGGCGACGCCGACCCGGAGGTGGGCTCGCCGACCCAGATGGCGGTCTTCACCCGCGACGACCGGAAGGAGACGGACCGATGACCGTGCTGGACATTCCCGAGCTGGCGCTGGTGGCGCTGGTCGGCGTCTCCGGCGCCGGCAAGTCGACGTTCGCCCGCCGGCACTTCGCGCCCAGCCAGGTGCTCTCGTCGGACATGTTCCGTGGGCTGGTCGCCGACGACGAGAACGACCAGGCCGCGTCCGCCGACGCCTTCGACGCGCTGCACCACGTGGCCGGCGTCCGGCTGCGGCGGGGCCGACTGACCGTGGTGGACGCGACCAACCTCCAGCCGCACGCCCGGGCCGGGCTGATCCGGGTGGCCCGGGAGCACGACGTGCTGCCGGCGGCGATCGTGCTGGACGTGCCGGAGGCGGTGGCCTGGGAACGCACCGAGGCGCGCGCCGACCGCACGCACGGCCGACCGGTGCTCACCCGGATGCGTCGTGACCTGCGGCAGTCGTACGGGCGGCTGGCGCGGGAGGGCTTCCGCAAGGTGCACGTGCTGCGCGGGGTGGAGGAGATCGACGCCGCCGAGGTCCGCTTCGAGAAGCTGTTCAACGACCGGCGGGAGCTGACCGGTCCGTTCGACGTGGTCGGCGACGTGCACGGCTGCCGCGCCGAGCTGGAGGCGCTGCTGTCCCGGCTCGGTTACGCGCTGCGCCGCGACGACGCCGGCCGCCCGGTGGACGCGACGCACCCCGCCGGGCGTACCGCGGTCTTCGTCGGTGACCTGGTGGACCGCGGCCCGGACTCGCCCGGTGTGCTCCGCCTGGTGATGGGCATGGTGGCGGCCGGGCACGCGATCTGCGTGCCCGGCAACCACGAGCAGAAGCTGCTGCGCAAGCTGCGCGGCCGGGACGTGCGGCTCACCCACGGCCTGGCCGAGACGATGGCGCAGCTCGCCGCGGAGCCGGCCGAGTTCGTCGCCGCGGCCGAGACGTTCATCGACGGGCTGGTCAGTCACTACGTGCTGGACGGTGGCCGGCTGGTGGTGGCGCACGCCGGGCTCAAGGAGGCCTACCACGGCCGGGCGTCCGGCCGGGTGCGGTCGTTCGCGCTGTACGGCGAGACGACGGGCGAGACCGACGAGTACGGCCTGCCGGTGCGCTACCCGTGGGCGCGCGACTACCGGGGCTCGGCCATGGTCGTCTACGGGCACACCCCGACGCCGGAGCCGGAGTGGGTCAACAACACCATCTGCCTGGACACCGGTTGCGTGTTCGGCGGAAGGTTGACCGCGCTGCGCTACCCGGAGCGGGAGCTGGTGGCGGTGCCGGCCGTGCGGGAGTGGTACGCGCCGGCCCGCCCGCTGGTCCCGCCGACCCCGACGCGGCCGGACACGGTGCTGGACCTGGCCGACGTGACCGGCCGCCGGCACCTCACCCACGCGTACGGGTCGCTGACCGTGCCGGCCGAGAACGCCGCCGCCGCGCTGGAGGTGATGAGCCGGTTCGCGGTCGACCCGGGCCGGCTGGTGTGGCTGCCGCCGACGATGGCGCCCTGCTCGACGTCGAGCGTGGACGGGTTCCTGGAGCACCCGGCGGAGGCGTTCGCCGACTACCGCGCGGCCGGTGTGGACCGGGTGGTCTGCGAGGAGAAGCACATGGGCTCGCGGGCCGTGGTGCTGGTGGAGCGGGAGCCGGGCCGGTTCGGCGGCGGCGTCGTGCACACCCGCACCGGTCGGCCGTTCTTCGGGTCTCCGCTCGACGAGGAGCTGCTGGCCCGGGTGCGCGCGGCGGTCACCACCGCCGGCCTCTGGGCCGAGCTGGACACCGACTGGCTCCTGCTCGACGCGGAGCTGCTGCCCTGGTCGGCGAAGGCCGCCGGGCTGATCCGCGAGCAGTACGCCGGGGTCGGCGCGGCCGGCCGGGCGGCGCTGCCCGCGGTGCTGGCCACCGTGGACGCCGCGGCCGGGCGCGGGCTGCCGGTGGACGGGCTGCGGGCCCGGATGGCCGAGCGGGCGGCCGAGGTGACCGCGTACTCGGCGGCCTACCGGGCGTACGTCGGGCCGACCGACGGGCTGCGCGGGGTGACGCTGGCGCCGTTCGCGGTGCTCGCCGGCGCCGGGGTGAGCTACGCGGACCGCGACCACGGCTGGCACCTGGCGTTGGCGGACCGGCTCCGGGCGGCCGACCCGGATTTCCTCACGGCGACCCGGCGGCTGGTGGTGGAGCTGGCCGACGAGACGGCGGTGACGGCCGCGACCGACTGGTGGCTGGCGCTCACCGCCGCCGGCGGCGAGGGCATGGTGGTCAAGCCGTACGCGGGCCTGGCCGCCCGTTCGCCGAAGGGCGCGCTGCTCCAGCCGGGGATCAAGTGCCGTGGGCGGGAGTACCTGCGGATCATCTACGGCCCCGGCTACACCGAGCCGGCGCAGCTCGCCGCGCTGCGCAAACGTTCGCTGGGTCGCAAGCGCGGGCTGGCCCTGCGCGAGCACGGCCTGGGCCTGGCCGCGCTGGACGCGCTGGACGCGGATGCGCCGCTCTGGCGTCGCCACGAGCTGGTCTTCGCGATCCTCGCCTGCGAGTCGGAGCCGGTAGACCCACGCCTGTGACCAGGTGGCCCGGTCCGCCGCGAGGCCGGACCGGGCCCGGGTACCCTTTGTGCCCGTGGACACCGCAGAGAAGACCCGGATGATCTCCGAGAACGTGGCGTTGAACCCGCTCGATCCCAAGGATCTCATCCACACCTTCGGGATGATCGGCGTCTGGGCGATCCTGTTCGCCGAGACCGGCCTGCTGGTCGGCTTCTTCTTCCCGGGTGACTCGCTGCTCTTCCTGGCCGGGGTGGCCGCCTCCCCGGTGGCGGACGCCATCTTCGGTGACGGCACCCGGCTCTCGCTGGCCGGTCTGATGGTCGGCGGCCCGATCTGCGCGATCGCCGGCGCCCAGCTCGGGCACTGGCTCGGCGCGCGCTACGGCCGGCGGATGTTCGACAAGCCCAACTCCCGCCTGTTCAAGCGGGAGTACGTGGCCAAGGCGGAGTACTACTTCCAGAAGTTCGGCCCGGCCAAGGCCGTGGTGCTGGCCCGGTTCATCCCGATCGTGCGGACGTTCCTCAACCCGGTGGCCGGGGTGCTCGGCATGCCGGCCCGGCAGTTCTTCGTGTGGAACGTGGTCGGCGCGGTCCTCTGGGTGGACGGCATCCTGCTGATCGGCTACCTGCTGGCCCGCCAGATCTACGACGCGATCGGCGACAAGATCGACCGGTACATCCTGCCGGTGGTCGCGCTGATCATCCTGATCTCGGTGCTGCCGATCTTCTTCGAGTTCCTCCGCGACCGGAGGGCGCGCAAGCGTGGCGAGGCGGTCGCGGTGATCGCCGCGGCGACCGCGGCGGGTGCGGTGGACGCGGTCCGGGACGCCGTCGACGGCGACGACCACCCGCACGGGCACGGCGGCCAGCACCGCCGCTGACCGGCACGGACGCCGAAGGCCGGCCCCCGGGTGGGGGCCGGCCTTCGCGCCTGTCCTGTCGGGTGACGGCAGCCGTCACCCGGTGCGACCGATGGCGCCACCCCTCGCACGCCACCGGTCCGGCCCGCATCCGGTCGGGACCGCCCGCCGGGTTCGGCGCGCGTGCCATCGCGCCGTGGCCTCGGCCGGCCGGCCCGTCGGAGGCCGGGCCGTGACGTCAGCGAGCCTTCTTGGTGGCCCGCTTCCGCGGCGGGGTGAGCAGATCCGCGATCGTCGCGATCGCGGTCGGCACCAGCCGGTAGTATGCCCAGACCCCACGCTTCTCCCGCTCCAGCAAGCCGGCCTCGGTGAGGATACGCAGGTGGTGGCTGACCGTCGGCTGCGAGAGGCCGAGCGGCGCGGTGAGGTCACACACGCACGCCTCCCCCTCGGGAGCCGACTGGATCAGGCTGAGCAGCCGCAGCCGGGCGGGGTCGGCGAGGGCCTTGAGGACCCCCGCCAGCCGCTCGGCGTCGGCGCGTTCGATCGGCTCGCCGGCAAGCGGCGAGATCTGAGGCATGGTCATTTCAGCCAACGCAGTTCCCACGTATTCCATCCTTCCACCAGCAGCATCGATCCGCCTGCATATCAGCAGATCCGAATCGGCAAACTTTTAGGCCACAAGGCCGAGGTCAGCCAACGTATAGGCCGCCCGATAAGGCAATCCGGCGGCTCGCACCGCGTCGCCGGCACCTCGATCAACAATAACCGCAACACCCACGACTTCCGCCCCGGCCTCACGCAACGCCTCGATGGCGGTCAACACACTTCCGCCGGTGGTCGAGGTGTCCTCCACCGCCAGGACGCGACGTCCGGCCACGTCCGGCCCTTCGATGCGACGCTGGAGGCCGTGCGCCTTGCCCTCCTTGCGGACCACGAAGGCGTCCAGCGGGCGGTCGGTGCCGGCCGAGGCGTGCAGCATCGCGACGGCCACCGGGTCGGCGCCCAGGGTCAGCCCGCCGACCGCGTCGTACGCCCAGTCCGCGGTGAGGTCGCGCATCACCCGGCCGATCAGCGGGGCGGCCTGGTGATGGAGCGTGACGCGACGCAGATCGACGTACCAGTCCGCTTCGCGGCCCGATGAGAGCACGACCCGACCGTGGACCACGGCCAGGTCAGTGATGAATTTACGCAGGTCGTCGTGGTCCCCCATGGCAACAGAGCGTACTTCGCGAGTCTGTGCGCCGTCCGTGGGGCCCACCTCGGTCAACCCTGCGGGCGACCGATGAGTGGCGATGCCCGGCTACGCTGCGCGACCGTCCATCCCGGTCCGCCACCGCGCGGGCCGACCGGCCCGGTCACGACCGGGTCAGTCGCGAGCCCGGTCGACCCGCCCGCGGGTGTCGCGCGTGAAGCGCCGCAGCAGCCGCTTCGGCGCGTGCCGCAGCCCGGCCACGGCCAGCTTGTACTTCCAGTCCGGAACGCTCACCAGCTTGCCTTTGCGCAGGTCAGCGAGGCCCTCCCCGACCACCTCGTCGGCCCGCAGCCAGGCCCAGGACGGCAGGCGCGACATGTCGATGCCGGCGCGTTCGTGATTGCCGGTGCGGGTGTAGCCGGGACAGAGCGCCATCACGCGCACACCGAGCGGCGCCACCGACTGACCGATCGATTCACTGAAATTCGTCACCCACGCCTTGCTGGCCGAGTAGGTCGATCCCGGCATGGGGACACCGAAACCTGCTACCGAAGAGACATTTATCACTGCCCCGTCGCCGCGTTCGATCATCGGGCCGAGCACCGCGTGGGTCAGCCGGAGCACCGCCAGCACGTTGAGCCGCAGCAGCCGGAACTCCTCCGGGACCGCCGAGCGGACGAACGGGGTGTTGAGGCTGATGCCGGCGTTGTTCACCAGGAGGTGCACCGGCGGCCCGTCGGTCAGCCGGCGCTCCACCACGGCGCAACCGTCGTCGGTGGACAGATCGGCCGGGATCGTCCGCACCTCGCCGCCGTGCCGCCCGGTCAGCTCCGTCGCCAGGGCATCGAGCCGGGCGAAGTCCCGGGCCACCAGCACCAGGTCCCAGCCGTCGGCGGCGAGCCGGCGTGCGAACGCCGCACCGATGCCCAGACTGGCGCCGGTGACCACGGCGCAGCGGCGGGCGGGCTGGGATGTGCCGGTCATGCGCGGTCCTCCGGAGGTGACGCCGGCCCGGGCGGGGTCAACGAAGGTCCGGCCGGCGCGGACGGCGACCCGGGCGGAGCGGACGCCGGTGGCGCCGACGGCGAGGTCAGGCCGGGCGGCAGGCCCCAGGGCGTCGGCCCGGCCACGGGAGCGCCGGATGCGGTCGTGCCGTAGCCGGTCGGCGGACCGGACGGCCTACCTGCCGGGGCCGGGTGGCGGTGCAGGAAGGCGTTCGCCGACGGCAGCGTGAGCAACGCGGCCACCACCAGGTAGCCGAGGATCTGCGCCACCGACAGCGCCGCGTTCACCGGGATCCACCAGGCCGGATACGCGTCGCCGACCAGCCCGAGCAGGTCGGCGGTGACCCGGTCGTCGGCACCGAGGCGCAGTGGGGCGGCTCGCTGCCCGACCAGCACCGCGAGCCCGCAGCAGCCGCAGAGCAGGCCCAGCCCGGCGACCACCCAGGTGGCGGTCCGCGCGCCGGGCCGACCGGAGCGCAGGCCGAGTGCGAGCCCGACCAGCAGCAGCGCGGCCAGCACGCCGAGCACGGCGGCCAGCACCGTCGAGCCACGCAGCAGGCCGGCCACCCGGTCGACGTCACCGCCGGTCGCGTCGGTTTCCGCCGCGGCGGCGCGGAACCTCCCGACCGTGCCGCCGGCCACCCCCAGGCTCGTCACCGCGTAAGCCAGGGCGCCGACCGCCATCAGCAGCAGCACCG is part of the Micromonospora sp. WMMD980 genome and encodes:
- a CDS encoding 3' terminal RNA ribose 2'-O-methyltransferase Hen1, yielding MLLTLTTTHRPATDLGHLLVKHPDRVQSFDLPAGAAHVFYPEAGEARCTAALLVEVDPLKLGGGRGRRQATAPESFTLGQYVNDRPYAASSLLSSALAKVFRSALRGESRDRPELAATSIPLTVRVPVLRCRGGADLAVRVFAPLGWTVTATPIPLDESYPEWGDSRYVDLTLAGSLRLADALNHLYVLLPVLDDAKHYWVAPDEVDKLLRAGSGWLAGHPERGLIIRRYLAHRRALAGTALARLTALYPADEPPADDSVDPTADGAAVPSPAGAGATAAHRAPLAVLRREAVLAALRDSGASRVLDLGCGGGALLAALVADRRFTEVVGVDVSDRALGLAARRLRLDRLPERQRERIHLRQSALTYSDDRLRGYDAAVLMEVVEHLDPPRLPALQDAVFGHARPGTVVVTTPNVEYNVRYEGLGPDRFRHADHRFEWTRAEFACWVEGVAAAHGYTATITGVGDADPEVGSPTQMAVFTRDDRKETDR
- a CDS encoding polynucleotide kinase-phosphatase, translated to MTVLDIPELALVALVGVSGAGKSTFARRHFAPSQVLSSDMFRGLVADDENDQAASADAFDALHHVAGVRLRRGRLTVVDATNLQPHARAGLIRVAREHDVLPAAIVLDVPEAVAWERTEARADRTHGRPVLTRMRRDLRQSYGRLAREGFRKVHVLRGVEEIDAAEVRFEKLFNDRRELTGPFDVVGDVHGCRAELEALLSRLGYALRRDDAGRPVDATHPAGRTAVFVGDLVDRGPDSPGVLRLVMGMVAAGHAICVPGNHEQKLLRKLRGRDVRLTHGLAETMAQLAAEPAEFVAAAETFIDGLVSHYVLDGGRLVVAHAGLKEAYHGRASGRVRSFALYGETTGETDEYGLPVRYPWARDYRGSAMVVYGHTPTPEPEWVNNTICLDTGCVFGGRLTALRYPERELVAVPAVREWYAPARPLVPPTPTRPDTVLDLADVTGRRHLTHAYGSLTVPAENAAAALEVMSRFAVDPGRLVWLPPTMAPCSTSSVDGFLEHPAEAFADYRAAGVDRVVCEEKHMGSRAVVLVEREPGRFGGGVVHTRTGRPFFGSPLDEELLARVRAAVTTAGLWAELDTDWLLLDAELLPWSAKAAGLIREQYAGVGAAGRAALPAVLATVDAAAGRGLPVDGLRARMAERAAEVTAYSAAYRAYVGPTDGLRGVTLAPFAVLAGAGVSYADRDHGWHLALADRLRAADPDFLTATRRLVVELADETAVTAATDWWLALTAAGGEGMVVKPYAGLAARSPKGALLQPGIKCRGREYLRIIYGPGYTEPAQLAALRKRSLGRKRGLALREHGLGLAALDALDADAPLWRRHELVFAILACESEPVDPRL
- a CDS encoding DedA family protein, with translation MISENVALNPLDPKDLIHTFGMIGVWAILFAETGLLVGFFFPGDSLLFLAGVAASPVADAIFGDGTRLSLAGLMVGGPICAIAGAQLGHWLGARYGRRMFDKPNSRLFKREYVAKAEYYFQKFGPAKAVVLARFIPIVRTFLNPVAGVLGMPARQFFVWNVVGAVLWVDGILLIGYLLARQIYDAIGDKIDRYILPVVALIILISVLPIFFEFLRDRRARKRGEAVAVIAAATAAGAVDAVRDAVDGDDHPHGHGGQHRR
- a CDS encoding metalloregulator ArsR/SmtB family transcription factor — its product is MEYVGTALAEMTMPQISPLAGEPIERADAERLAGVLKALADPARLRLLSLIQSAPEGEACVCDLTAPLGLSQPTVSHHLRILTEAGLLEREKRGVWAYYRLVPTAIATIADLLTPPRKRATKKAR
- the pyrE gene encoding orotate phosphoribosyltransferase, whose translation is MGDHDDLRKFITDLAVVHGRVVLSSGREADWYVDLRRVTLHHQAAPLIGRVMRDLTADWAYDAVGGLTLGADPVAVAMLHASAGTDRPLDAFVVRKEGKAHGLQRRIEGPDVAGRRVLAVEDTSTTGGSVLTAIEALREAGAEVVGVAVIVDRGAGDAVRAAGLPYRAAYTLADLGLVA
- a CDS encoding SDR family oxidoreductase, yielding MTGTSQPARRCAVVTGASLGIGAAFARRLAADGWDLVLVARDFARLDALATELTGRHGGEVRTIPADLSTDDGCAVVERRLTDGPPVHLLVNNAGISLNTPFVRSAVPEEFRLLRLNVLAVLRLTHAVLGPMIERGDGAVINVSSVAGFGVPMPGSTYSASKAWVTNFSESIGQSVAPLGVRVMALCPGYTRTGNHERAGIDMSRLPSWAWLRADEVVGEGLADLRKGKLVSVPDWKYKLAVAGLRHAPKRLLRRFTRDTRGRVDRARD